The Leptospira perdikensis genome includes the window TATACTGGTCTTGGTTCTTTAACATTCGAATATATTCAAATACATCCGAAGCTGGTTTGGATATATCGATGGAACGTTCTACCTGGTATTGGGTAGGTAGAAAGAGTGCGACGATGAGTGGGATGGCGATAATGCCAATGATTCCTATGGTAATTTTTCTGCCGAGTGTCATAAGTAAAATATCCTACTGTCAGTTTTTGATTTAGTCAATTTATTTACCCGCGTGGTCGCAAATTCCAACTGAAAACAAGAAGGAAGATAGCAATCAAAGTCGACACAAGAATGGCGGATAAGGCAACATCCCAAGAATATTCTGTAGCAAGTAGTGCAAGACCCTTTCCTTGAACTGTCCGTCCCAAGGAGCCAAATAACCCAATAAATCCCGCAGCAGTTCCCACCGCTTTTTTAGAAGTGAAGTCCATTCCAGCAACACCTAACAACATAACAGGTGGATAGATAAAAAGTCCAATGAGTCCAAACAAAAGATAATCGATCCATAAAGATCCGGGAGGATTTAGAAGAATTCCTAAAAAAGCAAAAAAAATCGGAATGATACAAAGTAAACTCACCATTCCCCTACGTCCGTCAAATTTATCCGAAACCCATCCCATAAGAATGGTGGAACCAATTCCTCCAAATTCTAAAATAAAAGTAGAATACCCCCCACCCACAAGATCAGCTCCTTTGGTTTCTTTTAAATAAGTCGGGCCCCAATCGATCAAACTATACCGAATGATATAAACAAAAAAGTTAATAATCGCAAACAACCAAATGTATTTATTCATTAGGACTTGTTCAACAATCAATTGTTTGGTGGTAAGTTCTGCTTCATGATCTTCTTTTTCTTCTGGTGGAAAATCGTTTCTGTAAATTTCAACAGGAGGCAGGCCTTCTGACTGTGGTGTGTCTACAAGTCGAATGTATAAATACACAGATCCAACAAGGGCAATGACCCCCGGAACAAAAAAAGCATATTGCCAACCAAATTGCGCAGCCGAGTGAGAAGCGACCACTCCCACAAGCCCGCCTCCAATATTATGTGCAATATTCCAAAATGCAAACGTAGTACCACGTTCTCTCACTGAATACCAGTGTCCTAGAGAACGTCCACATGGTGGCCAACCCATTCCTTGCACTAAACCATTGGCTCCCCATAAAAATAGATGAATCCAATAATGATTCGCAAATCCAAATGAAAAATTCAAAATGGCGGTAAGAAACAAACCAACAGCCATAAACTTTCGCGGATTGGAACGATCGGAGAGTGCTCCCATTAGAAATTTTCCAATCCCATAAGTGATGGCAGTGACTGCGAGGATGTCACCTATATCTGCTTTCGAATAAGATAACGCTTCTCCAATTTCTTTGGATACAGGTGAGAAGTTATTTCGAGTTAAGTAATAGGTCGTATAACCGAGGAAAGTTGATTCTAAAACTCGAAACCGAAATTTCGGATAGAGCGATTGGATTTCTTTTTCCGATTTTTGAGGTATGGACGGAGCAGGAGCGAACCACCGACGAATGGTTTGTAACATAGACTAGGAAGATAGAAGTCTAAAGAGAAGGAGTCAAGTCGATTCTCATGAAAACAAATATAAGAAACGGATTTATTGATACTGTTGGGAACACCCCACTCATACGCATTCACTCGCTTAGCGAAGAAACGGGATGTGAAATTTTAGGTAAGGCTGAGTTTTTAAATCCAGGTGGGTCCGTCAAAGATAGAGCTGCTTTGTACATCATCGAGGATGCAGAAAAAAAAGGACTCTTAAAACCCGGTGGCACTGTTGTGGAAGGCACTGCTGGAAATACTGGAATTGGACTCACTCATATTTGTAATGCGAAGGGTTACAAATCAATTATTGTCATTCCAGAAACACAATCCAAAGAAAAAATCGAAATGCTACGAACGTTAGGTGCTGATGTGACCCTTGTCCCGGCGGTTCCTTATTCCGATCCAGGAAATTATGTACGAGTGTCAGAACGAATTGCTCGAGAAACACCAAACTCTGTTTGGGCAAACCAGTTTGATAACTTAGCCAACAGAAATGCTCATTTCGAAACCACTGGCCCTGAAATTTGGGAACAAACCCAAGGTAAAATTGATGTTTGGACGGCTTCCCTTGGGACGGGTGGAACTTATGCGGGAACGGGACTGTACTTCAAAGCCAAAAATCCCAAGATCAAATGTATCGTGGCGGATCCTTATGGATCGGGAATTTATTCTTTTGTCAAAACAGGGCAAATCACCATCGAAGGATCTTCCATTACCGAAGGAATTGGACAAGGTCGGATCACAAAAAATATGGAAGGGATGCCAGCGGATGACGCCATTCGTATTCACGACAAAGAAGCCCTTCGTATTTTGAATTTGGTTTTAAAACAAGATGGATTGTTTATGGGAGGCAGTGTGGGAATCAACCTGGCCGCAGCTTACCAGATTGCTAAAGATTTAGGCCCAGGTCACACCATAGTCACTGTGTTATGCGACAGTGGGGCAAAATACCAATCCAAAATTTTCAATCCTGAATTTTTGGCTTCGAAAGGTCTTATCTAAACCGGCCAATCGTTTGAATTTGTACAACCCAAGTGCAAATTGTTTCCTTACGGGTTTCGGCGCTACTCTGAAGCATTGGGACTTCTCTAAACGATTGGAACTACTTACTTGTGAGTATCGAAAACGGAAATGAAAGCCGATTACATAAGCGAAAAGGAGAATTAAATTCCATAGTAGAATCCATCCCAAATATGCAAAAATAATTTTGTTTTTTTTATCTCCCCAAATTCATTAACGTTGTAAACATTTCACAGGCAGTTACTGAACCTAACTCACAAGAGTCACTCAGTTCATGTAAAGCCAAAGTAATTTCTTCTGATTTTTTAGTTTTTAATCGATTGAGGGCACTCAATTCTAATTCCTTAGCTTTAGAAATTTGAGTTTCTTGGTTTTGGATCTTCCAAGGGTAAGGTCTTTTGTCAAAAGACAAACTATCTAAAAAAACCTGGATATCTTTTTCGATTTGCGGATATACCGATTCGTAACAAGTAATTAAAATGGTAAATCCAAACTCTTCCTCAGTAGCCGTGATATAATGTTGGACAATTGTATCTTCTTTATCTTTAAAACTTCCAAACATACCTAAAAACTTATAACCATTTTCAACATTAGGAATTTTCTGTAAGGTGAAAGATTGACGTAGATTAGTAATCAAACTAAACCGTTTAGATTCTGCATGAAAAAGAATGGGATTTAAACTAAGTTTGTTTTCCGATTCTTTAAAAAGAATCACAAGGGCCGGGATAATTTCCCTTCCCGATTCTTCTTTTAAAGCTTTGGTTTTGAAATGGTCAAACTTAGTAGTAAACCCATTGGACCTACGTTCAGTAAGAAACCATTGGGAAGGTAAGTCAAAAGAAATACAATTTGTATGAAAACAGGATCGCCAAGGAATGGATTCTGCATCTAAATTCACAGAAACTAACAATGATAAAGTTAGGTATCCGAACAGAATTCGAGAGGACTTCATACACTAAGTTCCTTTCGATTTTTAAAATGTTCGAGTGAATTTGGATTTGCGAGTGCATTTTTGTTTTTTACTTCTAGACCAGCAACTGTTTGTTTCACGGCGATTTCGACTTTTTTCCCATTGACCGTATAAGGAATTTCTGGAACAGAAAGAACAAGAGCAGGAACATGCCTTGGAGAAGTTTCTAATTTTATTTTTTCTTTAATTTTTTTGATTAGAGTTTCATCCAGTGATATACCTTCCGAAAGTGTGACAAACAAAATGACACGAACATCATCCTTATACTCTTGACCAATGATCACACTGTCTTTCACCTCAGAAATAGTGGATACAACAGAATAAATATCAGCAGTTCCAATTCTTACACCTCCAGGGTTTAACGTTGCATCGGAGCGACCATAAATAATCAAACCCTTCACAGCAGTGATGGAAGCAAAATCACCGTGACACCAAATATTATCATAGGTTTCAAAATAAGCGGATTTGTATTTAGCTCCAGAATCATCATTCCAAAAAGAAAGAGGCATTGAAGGAAATGGTGTTGGACACACGAGTTCGCCCTTCTCATTTTCCACCGACTTACCCATGTCATCAAAAACTTGTACATCCATACCTAATCCCTTACATTGAATTTGTCCTTCAAACACAGGTAAGTTGGGATTTCCTAAAGCAAAACATCCATTTAAATCTGTTCCGCCAGATATCGATGACAACTGTACGTCTTTTTTTATATTTTCATACACATAACGAAATCCGGAATTAGGAAGGGGTGAACCCGTAGAAAGGATGACTTTCAATGATGGTAACGAATATTTCAATTTGACCTGAACCTTTTCTTCTTCTAATACAGAAAGGTATTTCGCACTGGTTCCAAAAACTTGGATGGATTCTTTTTCCGCCATCGACCATAAAGTTTCCCAGGATGGATGGAATGGATTCCCGTCAAATTGGTATAGAGTCGCACCTATTGCCAAAGAAGATTGGGACCAATTCCACATCATCCAACCACAAGTTGTATAATAAAAAAATCGATTTTGTTTAGATAAATCACAGTGTAACGAAAGTTCTTTAGTGTGATTGAGTAAAACTCCTCCACCCTGAACGATACACTTGGGAAGGCCAGTAGTACCCGAAGAAAACATAATGTAAACTGGATCTGAAAAATTAATTGAAGTATAAAGTAGTTTGTCAGAAGGATCTGGTCGATTGATTTCACTGTAACGAAATGGAAATTGGATCTTACCAAAATCCTTTACGGGTTCTATAAAATCGTAGATGATTGTTTGTTTGAATTCTACACCACCAGCTTTTGCTAACTGAAGAGAAACTTCTTCCAACTTATCAACAATTGAAATTTGTTTACCTTTAAACAAATAAGACTCTACAGAAAGAAACACTTTCGGTTGGATTTGTTCAAACCGATCAAGAATCCCTCTAACACCAAAATCGGGTGATGCGCTAGACCAAATAGCACCTAACGAAGTTGTTGCCAACATTCCAATGGTAGCAATGGGTGCATTTGGTAGAAGGCCAACTACGCGGTCACCTCGTTTCACACCAAGAGTCATTAAATGTTTCTGTAATTTCAGAACTTCAGTTTTAAGTTCCGAATATTTTATCCTTTGAATTTTCCCATCTTCCGAATAAAAAACCAAAGCCAAATCGTTTGGATTTCCCACTTCCAATAAATTCTCAGCAAAATTATATAAGGCACCAGGAAACCAACGAGACTTTGAAAAATGAGTTCCGTGATCTAAGGTTCTTTCCGGTTCTTTATGTAACTTAAAACCAGAATAGGACAACCATTCTTTCCAAAACAAATCTGACTCATCCACTGAAAATTTATGGAAAGAAACATAATCAGAAAATGATTTATCAAACCGCATTTCCAGATGGCCTTGAAAACGGGAAAGGTTCGTATCTTTTGAATGAGGTGTCCACAGAATATTTTGAGTCGCCATGAAGACTGATCTTCCTGGATTTGATTTTTGAGGCAAGTATGATTGTGTAAAATGACTGGTAGAAAAAAATATCACGAAAATTCTAGGGAAAATGCTGTTCAATTCCGTTGACTATCTCTTCTTCTTTATAGCTTGTTATTCTATTTATTGGATGGCTCCTGGGAAGTTCAGAAAGTACATCCTTATTTTCTTTTCATTGGTTTTTTATGGATATTGGAGCCTTTCTTTTTTAACTCATTTCCTACTCTTCATTCTCATCACACATTTTTTTGTTTTAGCTATCCTCAAAACCAAAAAGAAAATCTTTCTCATCTTGGGTGTAGTCATCAACTTACTGAATCTTTGTTTCTTTAAGTACATTCTAACTTACTTACAATTCTTAAGTAAGGAAGGAGAGATCTCCATTCCGCTCATTCAATCGTTAAGTGAATTTGCTCTCCCATTAGCCATTAGTTTTTATACCTTTCAAATGATTGCGTATCTTGTGGATGCTTGGCATGGAAAATTTAACGAATCTCCTTTTTTAAACTTTTTGCTTTTTATTTTATTTTTCCCACAACTCATTGCGGGCCCCATTATGCGCCATGATGATTTTTATGAACAAATTGATCATGCCAAACTCAATTGGGATTTTGTTCACCGAGGAATTCTGCACATTCTTTCCGGAATCATTAAAAAAGTTTTAATCGCAGATCAAATCGCAAAGTCCATCAATCCAGTGTTTGCTGACCCATCTGGATATGATGGTTTGAGTATCTTTCTTTCCACTATGGCTTTTTCGTTACAAGTATACGGTGACTTTTCAGGATATACGGATATTGCACGTGGATCTGCCTTTCTCCTAGGATATGAAATTCCCGAAAACTTCCGATCCCCATTTCTCTCTGTTAGTTTTTCCGAATTTTGGTCTAGATGGCACATTACATTATCAACCTGGATTAGAGATTATTTATACATTCCGTTAGGTGGCAATAGAGTATCCGAATCTAGATTTATGTTCAACACTGTAACAGTAATGGCATTGGCTGGATTATGGCATGGAAATACTTATACATTTTTTATCTGGGGATTTTTACATGGAGTCTTTTTAGCAATTGAACGTTTCGCTTTTGGTAAATTAAACCGAAAAGATATGAACAATAAACAAAAGATCTTTGGGTTTATTTATGTATTTATTGGATTTAATTTGGTTAGTCCTTTTTTTCGATTAGATTCCTTACAAGGAATTTATAAATTCTGGTCTGCGTCCACCTCCACGGCAAAAAATTTTATTTATAAACCAGACTTTTGGTTACTCATCGTTGCTTGTTACCTGTTTCAATTTGTGGAATATAAAAATTATTTTAAAGAAAAACTGCAACCGTACACACATTGGTTAGTTCCTATTTTTACTATCCTCGTATTTTTTGCTTTAGTCAAAATTGAGAACCCTGTGGAAACATTTATCTATTTCCAATTCTGAGAGAAATCATGAACCAAAAACGTATTTATTTTTACCCATTTTTCATCATTTTTACGGTTTTTCTAATCGATAAGTTGGTTTGTATACCTGAACTCAGAGAAGCTGGCCGAAGAGCATATAAATCCGGACAAAATGTACTCGTTGGTCTACCTAAAGTTTGGGAAGAAGATAAAAAATTTCAATCAGAGAACACAAAAGTTGCCGTTGTTACAGGGACATCTCGATCCGATATTTTCCATGAATGGGAAAATATTCCGGTAAACAAATCTACATATGAAAATCCAGTTTATTTTGAAACAAGATCCTCTATTAAAGCTTCCGAATATTTTTTATTTTATCTAATGATTCAGTCGATGACAAAATCTGGGTTTAAACCAGATGTTTTGTTCTTAGAATTCTCCGAAGAGATGTTAAATGAAAATAATGTCTATTCTTACAAATCCAAATGGCAAGAGTTAATGTTACATGAGGATGAATTAATAGATATTTATCCAACTTTTAATTTTAAGTTCCAAAGAGAGATTTTAACTAAGTTATTATTTGTTTCTTACAATTATCACTTTAGCCCGACACAAGGGGTTTCTAATTGGATCAAAGGTAAAACCGCCAACGATGATACATACTTCATTGCTCTTGCATCTTATCTAAACAAAAAAAGACCCTTTGATCCTAAAAATGCAGGAATCGAATTAGATCGTTTTACACCGGAAGATTACAAAGCTCGTATCGTTGACTATAGTGAATCCCAACGAGAACTTCTACTCACCAAATATACTTTTTCTGAAACCGAATATGGATTTTTGAAAAAAATCATCCAACATGCAGAAGAACACAATATTCCCACCGTACTTTGGGAACCACAAATCCATCCGTATTACAGCCAACTTAGAAAATCGATTACCGGTGGGAATTTATTTGAAACTTTAGGCCGACCGTTGGTTGATCCAAATTCAAAAAATATTCGTCTAATCTCTTTGAATGAAGGGAATACCAACTGTAAAACTTTCGTGGATAGCAGCCATGTTTCCCCTCTTTGTGTTCCAGAAATTGCAGATAAGTTATTGCAAACGGCAAAGGAAATTCCAAACTTTAAGTAATCTTATGAAGTTAGATCGAAAAAAACTCAAATTTGGGAGGCAAGTTTTTCTATTTAGCTTTGTATTTCTATTTTCCGCTAATTTTATGTACCAACGTATCGTTGACAACGAGGTCAATTGTGGACTCATTGGTTCCCCTGAAAGTGGTTGCCCATATGCTTTTTTGGATCATGCCTTAGGTGTTAATTCTGGTCATGATTTGAATGAAGAAGGGGAACATACTGACCATGTTTGTTTTTCTTGCCCATGTAATTTGATTGTATCTTGCTCTTGGGATTTATATCTGTCCCATATTCTCATCCAACTCCATAAAGTTTATATCCACCAACCTGAACTTCTAATTCCACAACTTGTTTTTGTAAATAGTTTCTTCCGCCCACCCAAACATAACCTTACTTAGTTGATTCGCAATTGTATTGCGTCGCCACTTTGGAGGTTTTATGAATTTTTATTTTTTCCCCATACAACGGAAATTACTTCTTTGTTGTTTGGTTTATATCTATGTTATCGTTCTACCAATCCAACCGGAATCGAATGATTCTTTCGGAGGTAGTTGTCAAAAATACAATTCTATCCAGGAACTCAGCCACTGCATCGTGAGCAGACATCCTGAATATCGAATTGAAGAAATCAAACTGAAGGAAATATCAGGAAGAAAAAAAGTAGCTTCTTACTATTTCCCTTCTAACCCAGTTTTTAATGGTTATATGGCAGCAAGGAAAGGGGATACATCATCACCCTCTTTTCTTTCAGGACCTAATGCTGCAAATAACTTTCAGGTAATGGTCAACCAAGAAATTTTTACTAATGGAAAACGAGAAATTGCAATACAAATCGCAGATGAAGAATTTAAAGCACAAGTTTTTCGCCTAGAATCTGTAAGGCGAATCTTAGAATTTGACGTTTTAAAAAAACTAACTCGGTATCGTTACCTACATCTGGAAGAAGAAAATAGTTTTAATAGTTTAAATCTTGTAAAAGAACTAAAAAAAGTATCCAAAGCAAGAGTAAACGAAGGTCTCTCACCTGGTATAGACGAATCCTTATCAGAATCAGAAGAAATCAGGATTTTTAAAATCTGGAACCAAATCCATCGGTTATCAGAAAATGCAAAATCAGAATTAGAAGTATTACTTGGTTTCCCTATAGAAAAAGAAACAGTCAAAATCCAACATTGGATTTTGCCAAAAGACTTACCTAAAGAAAAATCGGATTTAATCCAAATGGCGATGCAGATGCGGCCAGAACTATCGTTATCAGAAAAGGAAATTGAATTATCCCTTCTTCGCCAAAACGAAGTGAGACGTCAAAAAATCCCGAACGTAACTTTAGGTGGCTTCGCACAGAATGATGGATTCAATGAAAGAGTTGTTGGAGGTTTGGTCACTTTCCCTATGACAGTTTGGAGAGATTATGAAGGCGAAACAATCATTGCTTCTTCTCAAATTGACAATTCCAAAGAACTAAAAGAGTCGGTTTCCAGAAATATCAAACAAGAAGTTTTGTTTGCGCTGACTAACTATCTCACTCTTTCAGATGAAATTCAACTATATGATACACAAAAAATGGATCGAGCTGAATTGGATTTAAAAAATCTACAGGAAGCAATTCGATTCGGAAAAATCAAAATCATAGATGCCATCAACCATCAAAGAATTCTGTTACAAACGAAATTAAATTACCTGAACACAAAAACCGAATTTGAGTTATCTCAAATTGAACTCGTTCGTGTTCTCGGTCTACCTAGCGACTCATTAGGAGTCAAACCATGAAAAAACAAACTATCATTCTACTTATTTCTGTCTTATTCATTTTGTTCTCCTTCTATTTATGGAAATCTCGAGAGACCAACCCTAATTTAGAAAACAAAAAAGAATCCAAAGACATAGTCAAATTGTTGGCAGAAACCCGAAAAAATCTCTTGATAGAAACAGAAATTGCCACAACACAAACCATCCAAACAAAAATAGAACTGATTGGTGAAACAGAAGCAGTTCCCGATGCAATTATTGATGTACCTGCAAGGATTTCGGGACGAATCACCTCTGTCTTTTTTGTAGAAGGGGATTCGATCAAAAAAGGTCAAAAACTGGCATCGATTGATTCTCCTGAACTAGCAAAACTTAGATCCCTTTATCTAGGAGCAAAATCTAAATACATTGCTTCTGAACAAAACTTAAGTAGAATTCATTCTCTTGTGAAAATGAATTTGGCCGCAAAACAAGAGCTAATTGATGCAGAGTCAAATTTAAAAGTGATTGAATCAGAAAAAAACGCAGCTGAAGAAAATTTACGTGCCAATGGTTTACCCATTGATAACTCGACATCCGGTGTGTACACTGTCTTTGCTCCAAGGTCAGGACTTGCTCTTTCTAGAAATGCGATCCCCGGTTCTATCGTTTTAGGAAATCAAATCCTAACAACAATCGCAGAGCTTTCTCAATTCTGGTTCCAGGCAAAAATTTTTGAAAACGATTTGAAACATCTCTCAGAAGGAGATCGCGGTAGAATCGTTTTAAATGCTTATCCTGATTTAGAATTCGAAGGAGTTTTAGAACATATCGGAGAAAAAGTGGATCCTGAATCTAGAACTGTACATGCAAGAATTGTTTTTAAAAATAAAAACCGCAAAGCAAAGATTGGATTGTTTGGAAAGGCCATCCTGACTGTAAACGATAGAATGGGAATTCAAATTCCCGAAGAAACAATTCAATCTTACCAAGATCGAAAGTTTATTTTTATAGAATTTAAACCAAATGAATTCAAGTGGAAGGAAATCACAACTGGTAGCGTAGCTGATAATAAAGTAGAAGTCCTATCTGGTGTGACACAAGGAGATAATATTGTAACCAAAGGAGCCTTTGAACTGAAAGCAATTCTCTTCAAAGCAACCTTTGGGGGAGAATAATATGGAGTTTTTAACAAAAATTGTCCAAGTTTCTCTTCAAAACCGATTGTTAGTGATTATATCAACAGCATTACTTGTGTTTGGTGGATTTTATTCACTAACTCATCTTAAAATGGATGCAGTCCCTGACATTACCAATGTCCAAGTGCAAGTAATCACAACATCCCCTGCCCTCTCTACTTTAGAGATCGAACAATACATCACTTTACCTGTAGAAAGAGCCATAACAGGAATTCCAAATTTAATTGAAGTTCGCTCCGTTTCTCGCTACGGATTTTCTTTAGTAACGGCAGTATTTGCAGATGGAACTGATTTATGGAAAAGTAGACAACTTGTTAGTGAAAGACTAACGGAAGCCTCAGAAAACATTCCTGCTATTTTTGGAAAACCGGTGATTGGGCCGATCACAACAGGGCTTGGCGAAGTTTTCCAATTTACCTTAGAAAGTGAATTCCATAACCAAATGGAACTCACAACTTATTTGAATTGGTACATCAACCCAGCTTTAAAAACCGTTCCAGGGATTGTGGAAGTCAATAGTTTTGGTGGGAAAACAAAACAATACCAAGTAATCGTTGATCCGTTTAAAGCCGCCGCACTCGGTTTATCTCTAAACCAAATCGTCACAGCCGTCCAATCGAACAACCTTTCTACGGGAAGTGGGTATATTGAAAGGGCCGGCGAACAATTGATTGTTGGGAGTGATGGATTACTTAAATCCATTTCTGATTTTGAAAAAATCCAAGTAGGCAAAATGGGAGATGGGTTTCCCATATATTTAAGTAGTATTGCAAAAATTATAGAAGGTCCAAGGTTACGAAAAGGAGCCGCCACAGCAGCAGGAAAGTCTGAGGTTGTTGGGGCTGTAACACTTATGTTACTCGGTGAAAATTCTCTGGAAGTAACAACGGCCGTAAAGGAAAAAATTACTCAAATTGAGAAGACACTTCCGACAGGAATGAAAATCAAACCTTATTATGATCGATCGATTATGGTAAAAAATACTTTAAATACAATTATTTGGAATTTATCGGAAGGTGCAATCCTTGTCATCATCATCCTATTTTTAATGATTGGGGATTTTCGCTCAGGATTAGTCATTGCTTCGGTCATTCCCCTTGCAATGTTATTTGCCATCAGCCTTATGTTTTTGCGAGACCTTCCTGCAAACTTAATGTCGATGGGAGCTATTGATTTTGGACTGATTGTAGATGGAGCAGTGATTCTTATCGAAAACTCACACAGACGATTAGGACTCAAACGAAAAGAATTAAAAAGAGATCTTACTGACAAGGAACAAAAAGAAACCATCTTATCTGCAACGATTGAAGTTCGTAAAGCTACCATTTACGGAGAAATCATTATCGGAATTGTTTATATCCCGATCCTTACCTTAAGTGGAACGGAAGGAAAGATGTTCATTCCGATGGCAACCACTGTACTCTTTGCGTTACTTGGTGCTTTCATCTTGACCTTGACACTCATTCCGGTTCTTGCATCTTATTTTTTAAAAGGGGGACATGTCGGAGAAGGAGAAACGAAATTTTTCCAAAAAATTCACAATTGGTATACGCCAAAACTAGACTATTGTCTCAGCGAATCAAAGAAGGTGACCTATTCTACAATCGGTATCCTTCTGCTTTCGATTCTTTTATTCTTTCGATTGGGGGGAGAATTCCTCCCCAAATTAGATGAAGGGAACCTTCTAATTGAAATTAGTCGGTATCCATCAACAACTTTGACAGAATCTATTTTGTCTTCTATGAAAATAGAAAAAACCATTCTAGAAGAAATTCCAGAAATCACAGAGGTGGTTTCAAGAACGGGTTCTCCTGAGTTAGCCATTGAACCTATGGGTGTCGAAAAAACAGATATGTATTTGGATATGAAACCAAGGTCGGACTGGAGTTTATCCAAAGGAGAAATTGAATCTAAATTACAAGAGATCATTGAAAGAGTGGCACCACACGTTGCTTATGGACTTTCCCAGCCGATTGAAATGCGAAACAATGAAATTATGGCAGGAATCCGTGCCGATGTGGGTATCAAAGTATTTGGTGATGACCTAACAAAACTAAAATCAATGGCAGAAGAGATAACATCCAAAATCAAAAATATCCCTGGTGTTGTGGATCTACGTATTGAACAATTGTATGGACTCGAATACTTACGTATCAAACCAAATAGAGAAAAATTAGCAAGATATGATCAGTCCATTGTAGATATCAATCGTGTGACAGAATCCATTTCTTCCGGTGTTCCCGCAGGTATTGTTTATGAAGGAATGAAACGATTTGAAATTGTTGTAAAAACAGAAATAGATCAGAAACCCGAACCCATCAAAAACATTCCGGTCAGAGTAGGAAAAAACACCTTTGCACCGTTACACGAATTATCAGAAATACAAATTGAGGATGGACCAGTTCAAATTTACCATCAAAACCAAAATAGGTATGCATTGGTTCAATTTAATATTCGTGGAAGTGATATGGTCAGTACAGTAAACTCAGTACAAAATGTTTTGGAAAAAGAAATCAATTTTCCACCAGGTTATCATTACATTACGGGAGGTGAATTTGAAAAATTTGAATCCGCTACAAAAACACTTTATGTTGTTGTACCGATTACACTATTGATTATTTTTCTAATCCTCTATTTTGCATTTAATGAAATATCATCGGCAATCATCATCTTTCTGAATGTACCCTTTGCCATTACTGGAGGGATTTT containing:
- a CDS encoding efflux RND transporter periplasmic adaptor subunit; the encoded protein is MKKQTIILLISVLFILFSFYLWKSRETNPNLENKKESKDIVKLLAETRKNLLIETEIATTQTIQTKIELIGETEAVPDAIIDVPARISGRITSVFFVEGDSIKKGQKLASIDSPELAKLRSLYLGAKSKYIASEQNLSRIHSLVKMNLAAKQELIDAESNLKVIESEKNAAEENLRANGLPIDNSTSGVYTVFAPRSGLALSRNAIPGSIVLGNQILTTIAELSQFWFQAKIFENDLKHLSEGDRGRIVLNAYPDLEFEGVLEHIGEKVDPESRTVHARIVFKNKNRKAKIGLFGKAILTVNDRMGIQIPEETIQSYQDRKFIFIEFKPNEFKWKEITTGSVADNKVEVLSGVTQGDNIVTKGAFELKAILFKATFGGE
- a CDS encoding efflux RND transporter permease subunit; its protein translation is MEFLTKIVQVSLQNRLLVIISTALLVFGGFYSLTHLKMDAVPDITNVQVQVITTSPALSTLEIEQYITLPVERAITGIPNLIEVRSVSRYGFSLVTAVFADGTDLWKSRQLVSERLTEASENIPAIFGKPVIGPITTGLGEVFQFTLESEFHNQMELTTYLNWYINPALKTVPGIVEVNSFGGKTKQYQVIVDPFKAAALGLSLNQIVTAVQSNNLSTGSGYIERAGEQLIVGSDGLLKSISDFEKIQVGKMGDGFPIYLSSIAKIIEGPRLRKGAATAAGKSEVVGAVTLMLLGENSLEVTTAVKEKITQIEKTLPTGMKIKPYYDRSIMVKNTLNTIIWNLSEGAILVIIILFLMIGDFRSGLVIASVIPLAMLFAISLMFLRDLPANLMSMGAIDFGLIVDGAVILIENSHRRLGLKRKELKRDLTDKEQKETILSATIEVRKATIYGEIIIGIVYIPILTLSGTEGKMFIPMATTVLFALLGAFILTLTLIPVLASYFLKGGHVGEGETKFFQKIHNWYTPKLDYCLSESKKVTYSTIGILLLSILLFFRLGGEFLPKLDEGNLLIEISRYPSTTLTESILSSMKIEKTILEEIPEITEVVSRTGSPELAIEPMGVEKTDMYLDMKPRSDWSLSKGEIESKLQEIIERVAPHVAYGLSQPIEMRNNEIMAGIRADVGIKVFGDDLTKLKSMAEEITSKIKNIPGVVDLRIEQLYGLEYLRIKPNREKLARYDQSIVDINRVTESISSGVPAGIVYEGMKRFEIVVKTEIDQKPEPIKNIPVRVGKNTFAPLHELSEIQIEDGPVQIYHQNQNRYALVQFNIRGSDMVSTVNSVQNVLEKEINFPPGYHYITGGEFEKFESATKTLYVVVPITLLIIFLILYFAFNEISSAIIIFLNVPFAITGGIFALYFRNLPFSISAGVGFIALFGIAVLNGLVLISFIRSLEQSGKRKEEAVKEAALSRLRPVLTTALLASIGFIPMAISTSPGAEVQRPLATVVIGGLVSASALTLFVLPLVYLKFAAKKSFILSKDS
- a CDS encoding TolC family protein; this translates as MNFYFFPIQRKLLLCCLVYIYVIVLPIQPESNDSFGGSCQKYNSIQELSHCIVSRHPEYRIEEIKLKEISGRKKVASYYFPSNPVFNGYMAARKGDTSSPSFLSGPNAANNFQVMVNQEIFTNGKREIAIQIADEEFKAQVFRLESVRRILEFDVLKKLTRYRYLHLEEENSFNSLNLVKELKKVSKARVNEGLSPGIDESLSESEEIRIFKIWNQIHRLSENAKSELEVLLGFPIEKETVKIQHWILPKDLPKEKSDLIQMAMQMRPELSLSEKEIELSLLRQNEVRRQKIPNVTLGGFAQNDGFNERVVGGLVTFPMTVWRDYEGETIIASSQIDNSKELKESVSRNIKQEVLFALTNYLTLSDEIQLYDTQKMDRAELDLKNLQEAIRFGKIKIIDAINHQRILLQTKLNYLNTKTEFELSQIELVRVLGLPSDSLGVKP